A window of Punica granatum isolate Tunisia-2019 chromosome 8, ASM765513v2, whole genome shotgun sequence genomic DNA:
TGCACTGGCACACCCGCAACCATCAGATCATCGtagtatttctttttattctcTCCTGAATAGATCATCATAGTTTTTAATGGTCTTTATAGATACCACATTgtccctttttttccttccatcATCGTCTTTATTTACATATGTTATTTTTGAATAGGattaatgacaaaaaaaaaacatgaactTTGACTcacttttaattttgatataaactttattttttgacaaaaaaagatacgaactttgattttcttgtcacATTAAGGATTTGTACcattttccatccattttaCCGACTTGACGGAAAACGGTGTCTAGATGGTAAATTGTGTCATGCCACTTcagcaaaaatttaaaaaaaaaatcaaaggaaaaaagttAGAAAGTCATCAATTGGAGAAATAGTGAGTCACCGCCACCCGATTGAAGTTGCCGGTAACCTTAGAGGGCATCGACAAACCTAATTATGAGAGTGGTGGACGGACGGAATCGAAAGAATCCTCAAATTgggaattttctctatttcgaCGGGGTGGGACCTTGATCTTGGCCACCACCCTTGGGATTGTCCCGATTTTGGCGAATACGGCTTTGATCCCAACCACCATCCCCTAGTTAGAGTAGCCGACGCTCTCCGAAATCACTGACGACCCCAATCGGGGTTACAGTGGCTACCTGAGACCCTCACCTTTCTCCAATCAAAgcatttctctttaatttttttttattattattttttacattgTGTGGCACTGTTTGTCACGTAGTCATCATTTTTTATCAgtgaaattgaaagaaaatgacACGAATGCCTAATttgacaagaaaatcaaagttcatGTTTTTTTGCTAAAAAATTACAGTTagtttcaaaattgaaaaatggatCAAAATTAATACTTTTTGAGTCATTAAccattttgaataaaaatcttttgaatttttaattgtgTAAGTATTAATCCTATACTTTTCATGATCTTCCACTTTTTAAGTCATTACtatgtaaaatataatttaattaatagtaAACTTTGTCCATATTATAACATTGTTGTATAATCAAACTCGCATGAGCATAATGTAGCAGTAAACACATCTAGTCTATATTATCGCAAGATATGGAAACATTATGAGAAGAAGTGTTGTTGTTTGAGGTGACTTAAACGAGAGGTTCATTTGATGCCATAAGATAGCGCTTTACTATTTGAATGCAAGTCAAATATAGAATAAGATCCCATCTAGATAAGAAATGCTTCGATCTACTTAATCGGTAATAAATTTAAGcgcaataaaatatttcatgaatTATAGATTTTTATTCAATCCAGAAATTACagtattttaattgaattcgCTGGTTCATATTAGAGATGACTAAATGAAAGAAAGGGATACTTAcccaaacaaaaataaaagatctCGGTTGCTCGTTCATAGGGATTTTTCCTACGTCAATCTAGTCCATTTAAAAACCAAACCCAAATCTTAGCCGTTAAATAAATCTTGATAGATAGGATCATCCGCACCTGATCAGCACTTTCCAGAAGAAGACCACCAGACTGTCACGTGAAGACAATCTACGCGCCTGCCACATGTTCAACTTAAGGCTCACAGGCGACGATAACGGAACGCTGAAAAAACAGAGAGGCCGCCCCATAAAAAgggacaagaaaaaaaaaaagaaaaaggcgagagagagagagagagagagagagagagagagctgtaTAAGCGAGCCTTCCTGCCCCAACTTGCTTGGAAAAATATTCAGCTGACGGCAGAGGGAGATGGGTAGACAGAGGGAGttgccgccgccgccgccgccgggTTGCCATTCTGTCTCTCTCTAAGAGTACCCCTCCTTTCGCCGTGTAGACCCGCCACCTCATCACCGTCACAGGTACCTCCTCTGGCTGAGCTGCCCCCCTCTGCAATCTGctctcttttcattttcgttcTTCTTGTTGGGTCTCTGCTGTTCTAAGCGCACCCTATTTTCAAAgggtttcttgattttttttttcctgtccTCTCCTTTGGCAGCTTTCAAAGAGAGCAGCTTTACGTGCTTAATGTCAAGGAGAGCAGCTTTACGTGCTTAATTTCAAAGAGAGCAGCTTTACGTGTTTAATCTTGTCGGGTTTGATCTTTTCTGCCGAAATGCTTGGTGGGTGTTCAaagttcttgtttttgtttttcttttcatcgGCATTTGTCGATGGACTGTGGATGATTGCCTTtgtttattattgtttttCCTTATGCATTTTTGTATTTAGGAGCTAGGGAGGAAACGAAAAAAATTCAGTCTTGCATTTGTTGGGGACTGGGTTTGGGAGGAATAAGATTTTCTGTATGCTGAATAGGCATATTTTTATATGTGCAAAATTTGTGCTTTTTCCAAGAAGTACTTGGTTCCAATGGGGAAACTAGAAATGTGTTCTGCAGATGATTATCTGCTGAGATTCTGCAGAGAGGTTTGGGCTGCTCCTGCTAAACCCACGGAAAGTGTGTTGTTCTGATTGATTTAGTAATCAAGCTCCATTTGTAGTTTTTTCAGTGAGGTCAGGGAGTGCATTTTCTGTTGTCCTGTCTTGGAGAAGCAAAGTGTGTCTTTGAATCTACAGATTTCTCTTGTCTTCGGTAGCAATAAAATACTAAGAAGATTAGCTCGGTTGGGGTGATGTGGGAGATATAGACGTGGATATACTGGTATccagattattttttttagttttgttCTTTTTGATACAAGGGATAACGATACTTTGTACATTCTTGTCTGATTGACAGTTCAATAATGTCTTGTTGAAGATGTTTTAGGGAGCGGAATGGATGGATTTTACTGTTCGGTCTGCAATCTAGAAGCTCTGCAGATACAGGAATGAAAGTTGCTGCTACAGCTGCATATTGACATAGATGTTAAATACTCCTTTTATTAACTCGATATATTTGTGTCCATAAAGGCTGCAAGAGATATTCTAAGATTTATTCTGGATTTTCTTCTATAATTTTGCTATTTTATTCTGCATGGGGGTGTACCAGTTTTCATTTgtctttgtattttttctgTCATTCTACTTTGGGTGCATCGGTGCTTGTTATGCTATAGCATTGATTCTAACACTTTCTCTGACCTTGTTTTGAAGGCATTCCTAGATTCTACAGATCATTATGTTGCGTGCGAAGCAGATCACTAACCTCTCCAACAGTGCTCGGTCATTCTTTGTCAGTGGGTCTCGCTGTGGTACAGCAGAAGGAAGTTCATGTTCATGCTCTGAAGATGAGACCTGCATTCCTAGGAGACAGCAGCCTAGGAACGATGCACCTGTCGTACAAAAGCCGCCCACCTTAGTCTCCACAGCTTCAGCAAAAGCTGGAGCCTTTGCTTCTGCAGAAAATGTAAAGCTGAGGCCTTCTCATGAAGTTGACAACATACCACAAGCTGTATCTACTAGTCCTACTCTCAGGGCAGAGAAATCTGGGCTCATCAAATATGCTGCTGATGCGGATGTTTCCGGGCACTCGTCGTCTCCTCAGATGTCTGATCAACTTTTCCGGGCAGGTATTGTTGCTGTGAACTTTCTGAACGACCTCGTAAACTGTAAGATTGCCTTGTCAGATGGAAGCGGAGCATTAACGCCATCCTCCCAAAAATATATGGTCGATCCCTCTAGGCCTGTTGCAAACGTGAAGCCATCTAATGTGAAGACTGTTAGGAGGGAGAGATTCCAAAAGGTTCACCAAAGACCATCAACAGGAAGCTCAAATTGTTCAAGTCACTACAATGCAAGGGACTACAAGGGAGATACCAGAGCTGGGAAATCCAATTCTGAGGGTTTCAAGGGCTTCAATGATACTGGAACTGGAAATTCAGTCAAAAAATCTGTATTTTCAGATGCTCCAAACAGGAGGACAAGTATTCTGCAACGACCGAAGACATACTCGAATAATTTCTTGCATTCCAACCCTGTGCAAGTTCCAGAGACAAGGGTTGCGGAGAGTTTTGCGGGATCTGTGAAGGATGCTAGAACGCTGACGGGGATCGTCTCTAACCCAAGGCAGTTTGCGAATACAGCCAGCATGGTGGATCGTATTTCGCGGATATTAATGCAGATGGAGTGGGGCCCACATGCAGAGGAGGCTCTCCAAAGGCTTAACTGCACGATCGATGCGTATCAAGCGAACCAGATTTTGAAGAAACTGCAAGACTATGGAGTGGCTCTTGGTTTCTTCCATTGGTTGAAAAGGCACCCTGGATTTAAGCATGATGGGCACACCTACACCACCATGATTGGAATCCTCGGCCGTTCAAGGCAGTTCGGAGCAATCAACAAGTTGCTTGATCAGATGGTCAGGGAGGGTTGCCACCCGAATGTTGTCACTTATAACCGGTTAATTCACAGTTATGGCCGGGCAAATTACTTGAAGGAGGCGATGAGTGTCTTCGAGCAGATGCTGGAAGAGGGAATCGAACCTGACCGAGTCACATACTGTACGTTGATCGACATTCACGCAAAAGCTGGGTTCCTTGACAATGCCATGGACATGTACAGAAGAATGCAAGCTGCAGGTCTCTCTCCCGACACATTCACGTATAGCGTTATGATCAATTGCCTTGGAAAAGCTGGCTATTTAGTGGATGCCCACAGGTTGTTCCATGAGATGGTCGATCGTGGATGCGTCCCCAATGTGGTCACCTATAATATAATGATCGCTCTGCAGGCCAAGGCCCGAAATTATGAGAATGCACTGGAGTTATACCGTGATATGCAGAATGCAGGATATGAGCCTGACAAGGTTACATACAGTATTGTGATGGAAGTCCTTGGTCACTGTGGCTATCTGGAGGAGGCGGAGGCAGTTTTTCGTGAGATGGGCCGTAAGAACTGGGTGCCTGATGAGCCTGTTTATGGTCTCTTAGTGGACCTGTGGGGAAAGGTGGGTCAGGTTGAGAAGGCCTCAGAATGGTATCGCGCTATGCTTGATGCAGGCCTCCGCCCGAATGTGCCCACTTGCAATTCCTTGCTTGGGGCATTCCTTAGGGTCCACAGGCTCTCTGATGCTTACGATCTTCTTATAAACATGCTCCACTTGGGGCTAAGCCCATCGCTTCAAACTTACACTCTTCTTCTCAGCTGCTGCACTGAGGCTCGGTCGTCATTTGACATGAGCTTCTGCTGCCAGCTCATGGCGAAGACGGGCCACCCAGCTCACATGTTCCTGCTCTCCCTGCCTGCATCAGGGCCGGATGGGCAGAATGTCCGGGACCACATGGGCAGGTTCCTGGACTTGATGCACAGCGAGGACCGTGAGAGCAAGAGGGGGCTAGTGGACGCTGTTGTGGACTTTCTCCACAAATCGGGCCTCAAGGAAGAGGCAGGATCCGTGTGGGAGGTTGCTGCAGAGAAGAACATGTACCCTGATGCCATCAGGGAGAAGGCTTCATGCTATTGGCTCATAAACCTCCACGTGATGTCAGAGGGCACTGCTGTGACTGCTCTTTCCAGGACACTCGCTTGGTTCCGCCGGCAGATGCTGGTCTCGGGCGTGAGCCCCACAAGGATAGACATAGTTACGGGATGGGGGAGGCGGAGCCGTATCACAGGATCATCCCTCGTGAGGCAAGCTGTCCAGGAGCTACTCAACCTGTTCAGCTTCCCTTTCTTCACGGAGAATGGAAACACCGGCTGCTTTGTCGGGTGCGGGGAGCCGCTCAACAGGTGGCTTCATCAGTCTTATGTGGAGAGGATGCACTTATTATGATAGTCTGAACGTTTTTTGTTCAGTACTACTCCAGCGGAGGAAGACCTGTAGTTTTGTTGTGGAGGTAGGGCAAGGGAAGCTGCCAGGCAAGGCTAGCCTCGGCGCAATTGCTTGTATTTAAAACTTAAAACTTGCACTGCAGATTAATGTTTAGTTGAGTTATGTAAATCGGACAGTGACTGTAGTCGCCATTGGCTGAACTCGGGTAGTTCTGGCCGAGCCTTTGCTGCCACTGGGGGCTCTTCATGTCTGAAGGTGCTGTAGCTATCAGTATGTTCTGTTCAAGGGAATGAATTATTAGTGATTTTCTTCTGCTTTCGCGTGTTGCTCTTCCGAATCTCTGTATTGGAAGATTTGGCCGTTCCTTAGCCATATATGACATGAGACCATCCCTAATGCGTATTGGCACAACGGGACAGCCACGATGTGATAAAGAACCGCATGACAGATTTGGAGCTTTGCAGGGACGCATGCGGATGCCGACTCCTTGGAGCTTTGgtgatttgtttttttgtCCTTTATTAGCAGTTCCgtctatattttcttttttgcctttttaaaaaaaaatttcttctgGCATTCTTATcaagaaataataaatggtATTAATCATGAGGTTTTTGCTGTTTATTAATCACGAGGTGTGGAGTATGTGGTAGACCGTCGTACCTCAAGATCCATGTGCCTCAAGAAGACGGATTTTAATTGGCTATCTCGTGTctatattttagtttttttttttgggtcttcTTATCAAGAGAGAGCAAATTGGATTAATCAAGAGGTTTTTTGACGGTTACTAATCGCGAAGCGAGGAGATTGTGGTAGACCGTGCCTAAAGAATCATGTGCCTCAAGAAGGCGGATTTAATTTACAAATCAGAGGTTTAGATTTCATTAAAAGCATCCCATGGCTTGATTCAATTATAAAGTCGACGCTCAAATAGAAATGAATCTCAATCAATAAACTCGTAGTAATTTCATCTCTTATGGATCGATTATTGTATACGTGATGACAATGCAGATCAGATACTATTACTTGAACCGATCAATGTAGCTTGATTGATTTGGTTTGATTGTATAGATGATAGTCGTTGGTTTGCACTGATCAACGATGTCTGGTTGCATTGATATTACTGTTTAGGGTTGGTTGGTTGATTGATTAGATTTAGATGTTGTGATCTGTGTGAAGGATTTCTGCGTCGACAATCGGTTTAAGATCCCTATTTACTTTGCTCATTTGTTTCCATATAGTACAGGCCTTTTATATGGATTGCACTTGGCTCTGCTTCCCAGTATTAACTGGGGTCTATATAAAGTTTAGTTGCAATTGATCGGGAACGGATATACATCAACTGTAATGATTTCTGCAACTGTAATTGTGTTTATTGGATGCGCTTATGTCACACTGTAATCTTTTATTTGTAGTGATTCCTGAGATCTATTGTATTTTTATGTCATTGAAATCTTTCTCTTGAACGTATACCTTGTTTCGATTTTTTCATCGATGGACATTCATTGATTTGctgagaattaaaaaaataaaaaagttggATAGAAAGAAATAGATTAATTTAActaaaattacataaataaaataaacaatagagttttgaaaaataatagaaaaagacaaagaaCACGTGCCAAGAAAAGGCTTTGCTGGCGAAACGAAAATCAGTTGAATTAGAAATAACACAGACAGAGGGTTCCATCgggaggaggaggtggaggaggaggaggaggaggagatggaGAGGATCGACAACAGATGGGTGTCGACGGCGGCGAGCATATGGATACAGTGCGCCACTGGCGCCTCCTACACCTTTGGCATCTACTCCTCCACCCTCAAGTCCTCCCAGTCCTACTCCCAATCGACCCTCGACACCGTCTCCGTCTTCAAGGACATCGGCGCCAACGCCGGCGTCCTCTCCGGCCTCCTATACTCCGCCGTCGCCTCCTCCTCTAGCTCCAACCGTCATCTCCTCGCCCCCGGGCCCTGGCTGGTCCACCTCGCCGGTGCCATCCAGTTCTTCGTCGGGTACTTCCTGATCTGGGCCGCTGTCGTGGGGCTGATTCCCCGACCGCCGGTGCCGGTGATGTGCCTGTTCATGTGGGTTGCGGCGCACGCGCAGACGTTCTACAACACGAGTAATGTCGTCAGCGGCGTTCACAACTTCTCGGATTACAGTGGGACTATTGTGGGCATTATGAAGGTATGATAGAGAAAAgcggagaaaaaaaaatccgaaCTTTCAGATTCTGTTGACGACTCGAGATTGAGGTCCATAAAGAAGAAGCTTTAAGTTGGTTTGTTTGGTTCTCGTTGATTTTGCTGACAACATTCGCTGTCGTGGTCTTAGCTACTGTTAGTTCCTGTAAATGTTGTGTTCAACATTATGCGTATTGATTCCAATTCATGCCGGGCCTCCTGAAAACATTGATATTAGTGGGAAAGGAGAAAATTTTCATCGAGATGGTAATTGGTTCTCATCCATTTTGTTTACAACATTTGCTCTGTCTTGGTCTTGGCTGCCTTTTCTTAGAGCATCTTCACTGGTTCTTTAGCAAGTTCAGTTGTTTGCTGGAAATTTTATGTTCCATATCGCATGGTATTGGTACAAGCTTGTGTCTCGTATCACACAAGAACATTTATATAGTGGAAAGGAGAGCTTTTTCATCAACTGGTGATATTGGAGACTGGAaagtttcattttcttttttcccagCTCTGGATTGGTGTTCTCAGTTGTCTTAGTTTTGTGTTTTGATGCAGGGCTTTCTTGGTCTCAGCGGAGCGGTGCTTATCCAAGTCTACTACACCTTATTCAAGAACGAGCCGAGCAATTTCATCCTTATGCTTGCCCTCTTCCCTACCGCTGTCTCCCTCTTGCTCATGCTTTTTGTGAGGATCTATGATACAAATGCAAGAGGCGACAAGAAACACCTGAACAGCTTCTCGGCAGTTGCCCTGACTATCGCTGCGTATCTCATGGTTCTGATCATCCTCGAAAATGTCCTCACTTTGGCTGTATGGTTCCGGATCATCACATTCTGCGTTCTTCTCCTCCTGATTTTCTGGCCACTCAGAGTCGCGGTTGCGGCTATGAGGCAAGAACGTATAGAGTCAGACAGATTTCTACTTGAGACGAACCCTCTATTAAGCAGCTCTCGGTCTGAACCCGGGAAGGATACTGAAGAGGCTCCCTCCCAATATCCTGCCAGTTCAAGCAATGCAGCAATTCAGAATACAAGAGAAGACATGAATATAATACAAGCCATGTGCACAGGAAACTTCTGGCTGTTATTCATAGCAATGGTGTGTGGTTTGGGCTCTGGCCTTGCGACTATAAACAACATAAGCCAAATCGGAGAATCTCTGGGGTACACgaccgtggaaatcagtactCTGGTCTCCTTACTTAGCATATGGAACTTCCTCGGCCGTTTTGGGGCTGGTTTTATCTCTGATATCTTGCTTTATCGAAAGGGGTGGGCGAGGCCATTGCTGATGGCTATCATGTTGTTTATTATGACGGGTGGTCATGTTATCATTGCCTCTGGTTTTTCAGGAAATCTTTACATTGGTTCGACCATCATAGGTGTTTGTTATGGTTCTCTATGGTCATTGATGCCCACAATCACTTCCGAGATATTTGGGGTGGGCCACATGGGAACGATCTTCAACACTATTGCGATAGGAAGCCCTGTCGGATCTTATATTCTGTCTGTGAGGGTAATCGGTTATATCTACGATAAGGAGGCGACTGGGGATGATGATTCATGTTATGGGACCCATTGCTTCATGCTGTCATTTCTGATATTGGCGTCTGTGGCCTTCTTCGGCTTCCTCGTTAACTTGGTGTTGTTCTTCCAGACAAGGAGTTTCTACGAGCAGGTCCTCCATAGAAGATCGAAACATTTACAGGGTCACGGGAGATAAAACCGAATACGGCGTTAAATAAAATCCTCGTAACTGCAAAATTTTGTTGCAATGCATCACATCTCCCATCAATCAACGGCTTCTGATTTTCGAGGGTAGGAGTGATTCATTGCATCATGTATATGTTCTTTTGCAAACTGCTCTATTTGCAGTTCTCCTCCTGCAGTGTTCATGTAGAGTCCTCAATTTCAGAGTTTGTTCTGTTCTAAAGATTGTTCAAATTCAAGGCATGACGTCTGTTCTTTCGGCGCGGTGTTTTTGTTAAGTACAGAGACTTTCAATCACAAGGTGCTGCAGTTGATAAATCGTCTTTCATGCAGTTGACATTACCTGTATTGTAAAACGAAACTCGATGAAAATACCATCTTGTCAGGATCAAGTCGATGCATAAGAAGAAATAAGCTCAGGCAACAGACTTAAGGGCAGCCATATTCTTAACGAAAGAAAGTAGAGACTTTAAGCTCAGCGAAAGAGTCTTTGTTGTTGATCACAACAGGTAAGTAACGGAAGCAACCTAGTAAGTTATCAACTCCCTCAGATGCAGACAAAGCTAAAACTCTTCCGAACAACACAGTCTTGCCACGTAACCCAACCCACACGTCAACCCCAAGTCCCAACAGCAACAGACAGAGCACCTCCCACCTCCAACTGAAGTGAAATCCTATGGCTTGTGAAGAATCAGCCCAAGAAGAAGAACTCATATTCCTCCACCTGATCGAGTCACATACCGTACATTGATCGACATTTACGCAAAAGCTGGGCTTCTTGACACATTCACTTATAGTGTTATGATCAATTGCCTCGGGAAAGCTGGCTATTTAGTGGATGCCCGCAGGTTGTTCCATGAGATGGTCGATCAGGGCTGTGGCCCctgtaatataatataatgatgGCTCTGAAGGCTAAGGCCCGGAATTTCGGAATGCACTGGAGTCATACCGGGATATGCAGTATGCAGGATATGAGCCGGTTTATGGTCTCTTAGACTTAGCGGACCTTGTGGGGGAAGGTGGGTCAGGTTGAGAAGGTTTCAGAGTGGTATCGTGCTATGCTTGATGGGGGCCTTCGCCTGAATGTGCCCACTTGCAATTCCTCGCTCGGGGCATTCCTTAGGGTCTGCAAGCCCTCTGATGCTTACAAGTTACGATCCTCTTATAAACATTCTCCCACTGGGGGCTAAGCCCATCGCTTCAAACTTAGGCTCTTCTTCTCTGCTGCTGAACCAAGGCCCGGTAGTCATTCGACATGAGCTTCTGCTGCTGGCTCATGGCGATAACGGGCCACCCAGCTCACATGTTCCTGCCTCTCCCTGCCGGCATCAGGGCCGGATGGGCAAAATGTCCGGGACCACGTGGGCAGGCTCCTGGACCTCATACACAGCGGAGGACAGGGAGAGCAAGAGGGGGCTTGTGAACGTTGTTGTGGACTTTCTCCACAAAATCGGGTCTCAAGGAAGAGGCGGGATCCGTCAGGGAGAAGGCTCCATGCTATTGGCTCATAAACCTCCACTTGATGTTAGAGGGCACTGCCGTGACGGCTCTCTCTAGGACTTTGGGATTGGATTTGGAAAATTCCATCCCATCTATGGTGCTTACTTTTAAGTGGCTGGCCTGCAAACACAGCTACACTTGCCTTCCGATATTGTATATAACGGGTATATCACGTGATATACTAAGTCAGCAGatatatacaatttttttatcaacaGTAGACTTTATATCACAGTCATTGGCTTTGTCTCGAGCAGGCCGCGATGCTCCATGCCTCTGTTAAAAACAGCCTTGCACGTGAAAGAATCGACTTATGCATCCATTGGGATCTGGAAGGCAGGACTAAACTAAACACTGATGGTTCAGCACAAGGATCACTGGAAAGAGCGGAGGCTGGTGGTGTTCTTCGTAATAGCCAAGGTGGCTGAGTTCGAGGATTTTCCCGATCCCTAGGCATCTCCAACAACCTTTGAGATATGGGTTGATCTTAGCACGTGACATGGGCATCCATGCTCTTGAGAGAGAGCTGGATGCCAAAAACAATTTGTGATCTAACTCTTGGCCTCACAAATGCGAGTCTTGTACTAATGCCGATGATTTTGGATTACAGGACCCTGATGCAGCAATTTCAGAGGCTTCGGAGGAGGCATATCTACCGTAAAGTTACTTCGGTGGCTGATTACATGGCTCGCATGATTAGGGGTGACTTAGATAACACTCGGAATATTGTACATTTTGATAACCCTCCCAGTGGGGTCCTTGAACTCTTTATTTCCTGATCTTTGTTGGTTGGTGCTTCCACCACCCGATCTATCTGTATTGGCCGCTCTGTGCTAGCGAACATTGGATAATTCATATAATAGATATGGATGGCCCTTTCTCGTTCCATAACACCCCGCGATCATCGGATTGATATGAGACACATCCTCATATAATTGATCCAACATAACAATCATGATGCCATAAAGAAAGGCATGAGGGAATTtggagcttttttttttgagaccCAAGCTTCTGAGTCCTCGAGAGATTTggagcctttttttttttttgcccttttgtTTTGTCGGttgttatataattattgttattttgaGAAGTTTTGTCGTTTATTAATAATTAGCTGCCTTCCgtctatattttcttttttgtcttttttgtttcattttgcCTTCCCATCTATCAAGAAATAGTAAATCTAATGCGGCGAGAGGACGGATTTTGTACGCAATACAGAGATTATGTCACAAACAGAAGTTAGTCTCGGGCGATAAATAGTGATCATTTCTTCTCTTCTGTTTTGACTATTATATTCGTGATGACAAcgtaatttcttgattttaaaCTCGATTGTGACTTGAATGATCAGTGTAATATGTAACATAAAGGGCAGATCAGATCAGATACAATTCCTtcccttttttccccttttaagATCAGATACAATTCCATAATAGTTGGatag
This region includes:
- the LOC116187813 gene encoding protein NUCLEAR FUSION DEFECTIVE 4-like, with product MERIDNRWVSTAASIWIQCATGASYTFGIYSSTLKSSQSYSQSTLDTVSVFKDIGANAGVLSGLLYSAVASSSSSNRHLLAPGPWLVHLAGAIQFFVGYFLIWAAVVGLIPRPPVPVMCLFMWVAAHAQTFYNTSNVVSGVHNFSDYSGTIVGIMKGFLGLSGAVLIQVYYTLFKNEPSNFILMLALFPTAVSLLLMLFVRIYDTNARGDKKHLNSFSAVALTIAAYLMVLIILENVLTLAVWFRIITFCVLLLLIFWPLRVAVAAMRQERIESDRFLLETNPLLSSSRSEPGKDTEEAPSQYPASSSNAAIQNTREDMNIIQAMCTGNFWLLFIAMVCGLGSGLATINNISQIGESLGYTTVEISTLVSLLSIWNFLGRFGAGFISDILLYRKGWARPLLMAIMLFIMTGGHVIIASGFSGNLYIGSTIIGVCYGSLWSLMPTITSEIFGVGHMGTIFNTIAIGSPVGSYILSVRVIGYIYDKEATGDDDSCYGTHCFMLSFLILASVAFFGFLVNLVLFFQTRSFYEQVLHRRSKHLQGHGR
- the LOC116187518 gene encoding pentatricopeptide repeat-containing protein At1g18900-like, which produces MLRAKQITNLSNSARSFFVSGSRCGTAEGSSCSCSEDETCIPRRQQPRNDAPVVQKPPTLVSTASAKAGAFASAENVKLRPSHEVDNIPQAVSTSPTLRAEKSGLIKYAADADVSGHSSSPQMSDQLFRAGIVAVNFLNDLVNCKIALSDGSGALTPSSQKYMVDPSRPVANVKPSNVKTVRRERFQKVHQRPSTGSSNCSSHYNARDYKGDTRAGKSNSEGFKGFNDTGTGNSVKKSVFSDAPNRRTSILQRPKTYSNNFLHSNPVQVPETRVAESFAGSVKDARTLTGIVSNPRQFANTASMVDRISRILMQMEWGPHAEEALQRLNCTIDAYQANQILKKLQDYGVALGFFHWLKRHPGFKHDGHTYTTMIGILGRSRQFGAINKLLDQMVREGCHPNVVTYNRLIHSYGRANYLKEAMSVFEQMLEEGIEPDRVTYCTLIDIHAKAGFLDNAMDMYRRMQAAGLSPDTFTYSVMINCLGKAGYLVDAHRLFHEMVDRGCVPNVVTYNIMIALQAKARNYENALELYRDMQNAGYEPDKVTYSIVMEVLGHCGYLEEAEAVFREMGRKNWVPDEPVYGLLVDLWGKVGQVEKASEWYRAMLDAGLRPNVPTCNSLLGAFLRVHRLSDAYDLLINMLHLGLSPSLQTYTLLLSCCTEARSSFDMSFCCQLMAKTGHPAHMFLLSLPASGPDGQNVRDHMGRFLDLMHSEDRESKRGLVDAVVDFLHKSGLKEEAGSVWEVAAEKNMYPDAIREKASCYWLINLHVMSEGTAVTALSRTLAWFRRQMLVSGVSPTRIDIVTGWGRRSRITGSSLVRQAVQELLNLFSFPFFTENGNTGCFVGCGEPLNRWLHQSYVERMHLL